One segment of Virgibacillus doumboii DNA contains the following:
- a CDS encoding S1C family serine protease, with product MGYFDEDYDPNRNNNRRWLVPALVGIIIGMVVVLVALPTILKSDILPAAWTEHTDTADNFTNDSSMNQRTADFVNVDVSTQVTEVVENVSNAVVGVMNIQQQGSFWEQQENGDQAGSGSGVIYKKENGQAYVITNHHVIKGADTVEVVLSDDTRIQAKILGSDLFSDLAVLRMNGDQVKQTIQMGTSDDVKVGEPAIAIGNPLGMFLGSVTQGVISGKQRTIPQDFNQDGRADWQAEVIQTDAAINPGNSGGALINIDGKLIGINSMKINQTAVEGIGFAIPIDTVRPIVKELEQTGKITRPYLGVEIYSLDEVPQSEWDKTLNLPNKVEGGVYVWSVESFSPADKAGMERLDVITAVDGKEVMNMIDLRKILYEEKEVGDKLKVTYYRDGKKQNATITLGEQR from the coding sequence ATGGGTTATTTTGACGAAGACTACGACCCGAATCGGAATAACAACCGGCGATGGCTGGTGCCTGCGCTTGTGGGAATTATTATTGGTATGGTTGTGGTGCTTGTTGCATTACCAACTATATTAAAATCGGATATATTACCTGCAGCCTGGACAGAACATACGGATACAGCAGATAATTTTACGAATGACAGCAGCATGAACCAGAGGACAGCAGATTTTGTTAATGTTGATGTATCCACACAAGTAACAGAGGTTGTAGAAAATGTATCAAATGCAGTGGTTGGCGTGATGAATATTCAGCAGCAAGGAAGCTTTTGGGAGCAGCAGGAAAATGGAGACCAGGCTGGATCAGGTTCCGGTGTCATTTATAAAAAGGAAAATGGCCAAGCATATGTGATTACTAACCATCACGTCATTAAAGGTGCCGATACGGTAGAAGTTGTTTTATCAGATGATACCCGAATCCAGGCGAAAATTCTTGGAAGTGATTTATTTTCCGATTTGGCTGTTCTGCGGATGAACGGCGATCAGGTTAAGCAAACAATTCAAATGGGCACGTCTGATGATGTTAAGGTCGGTGAACCGGCAATTGCAATTGGCAACCCACTGGGCATGTTTTTGGGATCAGTTACGCAAGGGGTTATTAGTGGAAAGCAGCGTACAATTCCACAGGATTTTAACCAGGATGGCCGTGCTGACTGGCAGGCAGAGGTAATTCAAACAGATGCTGCAATCAATCCGGGAAACAGTGGTGGCGCACTGATTAATATCGATGGAAAGCTGATTGGAATTAATTCAATGAAAATTAACCAAACTGCTGTGGAAGGCATTGGTTTCGCCATACCTATCGATACGGTAAGACCTATTGTAAAAGAACTTGAACAAACCGGAAAAATTACACGACCGTATTTAGGTGTTGAAATTTATTCCCTTGATGAAGTTCCACAGTCTGAATGGGATAAAACACTAAACCTTCCAAATAAGGTTGAAGGCGGCGTGTATGTTTGGAGTGTCGAGTCATTTTCCCCGGCAGATAAGGCTGGAATGGAGCGGCTTGATGTGATAACCGCTGTTGATGGTAAAGAAGTTATGAATATGATTGATCTGAGAAAGATTCTTTACGAAGAAAAAGAAGTCGGTGACAAACTAAAGGTTACGTATTACCGGGATGGAAAAAAACAAAATGCAACCATTACATTAGGTGAACAACGTTAA
- a CDS encoding MBL fold metallo-hydrolase — protein MTLRFSVLASGSTGNAFYIESEKERLLVDAGLSGKQMNRLLSEVQVDPANLTGILVTHEHSDHIKGLGIIARKYNLPIYANEKTWNAMNNSIGTISLDQKFHFGMEQVKTFGDIDVESFGVSHDAAEPMFFTFHHKGKKVALVTDLGYVSERIKKTVEDADAYIFEANHDVSMLRMGRYPWNVKRRILGDSGHVSNEDCGLALTDIITNRTKRIYLAHLSQDNNMKDLARMSVDSVLRERGIELDLCDTDPKTPTALYEVV, from the coding sequence ATGACATTACGTTTTAGTGTACTTGCTTCTGGAAGTACAGGAAACGCGTTTTATATAGAATCAGAGAAAGAAAGGCTGCTGGTGGATGCAGGATTGAGCGGCAAGCAGATGAACAGACTGCTAAGTGAAGTTCAGGTTGACCCTGCAAACCTGACCGGAATTCTGGTTACCCATGAGCACAGTGACCATATTAAAGGACTCGGAATCATTGCCCGAAAGTATAACTTGCCAATCTATGCAAATGAAAAAACATGGAACGCCATGAACAATTCCATTGGTACCATTTCATTGGATCAGAAATTTCACTTTGGTATGGAGCAGGTAAAAACATTTGGTGATATTGACGTGGAATCATTCGGTGTATCCCATGATGCGGCTGAGCCAATGTTTTTTACTTTTCATCATAAAGGAAAAAAAGTAGCACTTGTGACTGATCTGGGCTATGTATCAGAACGGATTAAAAAAACAGTTGAAGACGCGGATGCTTACATATTTGAGGCAAATCATGATGTAAGTATGCTGCGGATGGGACGCTACCCATGGAATGTGAAGCGCCGGATTTTAGGTGATTCCGGACATGTTTCCAATGAAGATTGTGGTCTTGCTTTAACAGATATCATAACGAATCGGACAAAACGTATTTATTTGGCCCATTTAAGTCAGGATAACAACATGAAGGATCTTGCCCGCATGTCAGTTGATTCAGTCTTGCGTGAGCGCGGGATAGAACTTGATCTTTGCGACACGGATCCTAAAACACCGACAGCTTTATATGAGGTGGTTTAA
- a CDS encoding two-component system regulatory protein YycI: MQWKQIKSLFILCFLILNVYLLFMFFNKQQELDYGVTEVQSLELQEQLEQEDITISADLPDEKPQETNITVSQKTYTDKDLEFLDGLENQQIEVIDSKLILSRFNEPVAIPENADSSLITELVKNRILSPDSYTYGTWNKEMNVLVFFQKKSDRPIYYNQNGIILIFLNDENEMTFYTQTMLGEESTPTETEDLIPPMTAIEVLFEGNMLLSGDEITKVNMGFYTRIPLGTGEQVFAPTWKITVNGNENFYVNAIENLVVSSEELTFLTEAVNSNIEKIQEKLPDDNDMKSFIINRLNQKLTTDNRSEPQ, translated from the coding sequence ATGCAATGGAAACAAATCAAATCGTTATTTATCCTCTGCTTCCTCATTCTGAATGTTTATTTGCTCTTTATGTTTTTTAATAAGCAGCAAGAATTGGATTACGGTGTGACAGAGGTACAATCACTTGAACTTCAGGAGCAGCTTGAACAAGAAGATATTACAATAAGTGCTGATCTACCTGATGAAAAGCCGCAAGAAACCAATATAACCGTAAGTCAAAAGACGTATACCGATAAGGACCTTGAATTTTTGGACGGGCTGGAAAACCAGCAAATAGAAGTTATTGACTCAAAATTGATATTGTCCCGGTTTAATGAACCAGTAGCAATACCTGAAAATGCAGACAGCAGTCTAATTACTGAACTGGTTAAAAACAGAATTTTATCACCAGACAGCTACACGTATGGAACGTGGAATAAGGAAATGAATGTCCTGGTTTTTTTCCAGAAAAAAAGTGACAGGCCTATTTATTATAACCAAAATGGAATTATTCTTATTTTCCTCAATGATGAAAATGAGATGACTTTTTATACACAAACTATGCTGGGTGAGGAAAGTACACCAACAGAGACAGAAGACCTTATTCCACCGATGACAGCCATTGAAGTTTTATTTGAAGGCAACATGCTATTGTCTGGTGATGAAATTACTAAAGTTAATATGGGATTCTATACAAGAATACCCTTGGGTACTGGTGAACAAGTCTTTGCACCAACATGGAAGATAACAGTTAATGGAAATGAAAATTTTTACGTAAATGCAATTGAGAATCTGGTGGTATCAAGCGAGGAACTGACATTTCTTACGGAAGCTGTAAACTCCAATATAGAAAAAATCCAGGAAAAACTGCCGGACGATAATGATATGAAAAGTTTTATAATAAATCGTCTTAATCAAAAGCTAACAACAGATAATCGGAGTGAACCACAATGA
- a CDS encoding YycH family regulatory protein — protein MMYLETIKSFILWILVGISLLLTYVLWSYQPELETLDQGFEDRVDIGGREKSIQELIEPESIIFKNSDSYYGFTDPGNYRSLYQDMQQKWVLYEFQTGPSNGRPSIEKQVEIIFPDVIPLSAAKSLFSFNEDVTFPGWSFERIFITFNTDSNTLNFIFLSADGQRQATAVVNNSNRFAQLWGYLTTFEGLTEYLQIDGAEGPIFIPKFQVEIQSRLVAINTISPYQMVDELFRNPDLVSDNRVNENEVYFTDSQRGIMRVYENRRTLEFQNPLESTYERMSSSDLIERSITHINEHRGFTDEYNLMALNTTSNTIKYQMYYDGYPVFGNNNSSVIEQQYRSLELHQYNRPLFRLNNYLGGKTEILPSGSDVRYILENSKTYDMSNVNDIKVGYQLSYRSSDNAIELEPAWFMDYNGSWREINFEEITQLEGGG, from the coding sequence ATGATGTATCTTGAAACAATTAAGTCTTTCATATTATGGATATTGGTTGGAATAAGCCTATTGCTAACGTATGTCCTGTGGAGTTATCAGCCTGAACTAGAAACATTGGATCAGGGTTTTGAGGATCGTGTGGACATTGGAGGAAGGGAGAAATCAATACAGGAACTTATTGAACCAGAATCCATCATTTTTAAGAATAGTGATAGCTATTATGGCTTTACCGATCCGGGGAACTACCGGTCACTTTATCAGGATATGCAGCAGAAATGGGTTCTTTACGAATTTCAGACCGGTCCCAGCAATGGAAGGCCTTCCATTGAGAAGCAGGTGGAGATCATTTTCCCTGATGTTATACCGTTAAGCGCAGCGAAAAGTCTATTCTCATTTAATGAAGACGTTACATTTCCAGGCTGGAGCTTTGAACGAATATTTATTACGTTTAATACCGACTCCAATACGTTAAATTTCATTTTTTTATCTGCAGATGGTCAGCGGCAGGCAACAGCAGTTGTGAATAATTCCAATCGATTTGCCCAGTTGTGGGGGTACCTTACAACCTTCGAAGGATTAACTGAGTATTTGCAGATTGATGGAGCTGAAGGTCCGATTTTTATCCCTAAGTTTCAGGTGGAAATACAAAGCAGATTGGTGGCAATTAACACAATCAGTCCCTATCAAATGGTTGATGAATTATTCAGGAATCCTGACCTCGTAAGTGATAACCGGGTAAATGAAAATGAAGTTTATTTTACGGACAGTCAGCGGGGAATTATGCGTGTTTATGAGAACAGGAGAACGCTGGAGTTTCAAAACCCGCTGGAGTCAACCTATGAACGCATGTCTTCAAGCGATCTGATCGAGAGAAGTATAACACATATTAATGAACATCGGGGTTTCACGGATGAATATAATTTGATGGCGTTAAATACAACGTCAAATACGATTAAATATCAGATGTATTATGACGGATATCCTGTCTTCGGAAATAACAATTCTTCCGTCATTGAACAGCAGTACCGCTCATTAGAGCTTCATCAATATAACCGTCCATTGTTCAGACTGAACAATTATCTTGGCGGTAAAACGGAAATATTACCTTCAGGATCTGATGTGAGATACATTCTAGAAAACAGTAAGACGTATGATATGAGCAATGTAAATGATATAAAAGTAGGGTATCAACTATCCTATCGAAGCAGTGACAATGCCATCGAATTAGAACCGGCATGGTTCATGGATTATAATGGAAGCTGGCGTGAAATTAATTTTGAGGAAATAACACAGTTGGAAGGAGGGGGTTGA
- the walK gene encoding cell wall metabolism sensor histidine kinase WalK: MHKVGFFRSIQLKFIIIFILLLLVTIQVIGSYFATELEEELVQNFEESVEASVDILQVNLKQAFSRERTEDGNEPSLQQEVQDIVGVNDTGNIINIQVVSMQSRIIASGNNSGDNNINKKINDDIIKNTLLYGVEDRRKKYNAERNRVYVRAVPIYNVEDTQVGALKVVASLEGVYNQLEDINSIFLRGSVLAITVSAFLGILVARTITKPIMEMRRQAQIMAREDFSQKVNVYGKDEIGQLAESFNDLNAKLKHSRALTEEERRKLSSVLSNMSDGVIATDKTGAVTLMNDAAAKLIGQSPEEVRGTFLLDVLQLDEKSVDITDLPDSGSMIIDFSDENNFFLIRANFSTIADDENDVTGFITVISDVTEQEKVEQERREFVSNVSHELRTPLTTMRSYIEALTEGAWEDKNIAPKFLDVTQNETERMIRMVNDLLQLSKMDNKEYSLQKERTDFIEFFDHIIDRFEMNVTEEIKLKRELPNETYYVWIDKDKMFQVLDNVISNAIKYSPEGGTIRFNVTRSKGQITVSVEDQGMGIPYDKVGKIFDRFYRADKARSRKLGGTGLGLAIAREMIEAHHGKIWAKSKEGKGTTVLFTLPLMNKKRRGK; the protein is encoded by the coding sequence ATGCATAAAGTAGGTTTCTTCCGTTCGATACAATTAAAATTTATTATTATTTTTATTTTACTGCTGCTTGTTACGATACAGGTTATCGGTTCGTATTTTGCAACAGAATTGGAAGAAGAGCTTGTTCAAAATTTCGAAGAGTCCGTAGAAGCAAGCGTTGATATTTTGCAGGTTAACCTGAAGCAGGCATTCTCAAGGGAACGTACCGAGGACGGAAATGAACCATCACTTCAGCAGGAAGTTCAGGACATTGTTGGTGTCAATGACACGGGTAATATAATTAATATCCAGGTTGTCAGTATGCAAAGCAGGATTATCGCATCAGGTAATAATTCTGGCGATAACAATATTAATAAAAAGATAAATGACGATATTATAAAAAACACATTGCTTTATGGTGTAGAAGACAGAAGAAAGAAATATAATGCAGAGCGAAACCGTGTTTATGTCAGGGCAGTCCCAATCTACAATGTTGAAGATACACAGGTTGGTGCACTTAAGGTTGTAGCTTCCCTTGAAGGTGTTTATAACCAGCTGGAAGATATCAACAGTATTTTTCTGCGTGGCTCGGTTTTAGCAATTACTGTATCGGCATTTTTAGGTATATTGGTTGCAAGAACTATAACAAAACCGATTATGGAAATGCGCAGACAGGCACAAATAATGGCCAGAGAAGACTTTTCCCAGAAAGTTAATGTTTATGGAAAAGATGAGATTGGTCAGCTTGCTGAATCGTTTAACGACTTAAATGCAAAATTGAAGCATTCAAGAGCGTTAACGGAAGAAGAACGGAGGAAACTGAGTTCTGTTTTATCAAATATGTCCGATGGGGTAATTGCTACCGATAAGACAGGAGCAGTCACATTAATGAATGATGCTGCAGCAAAGCTTATCGGTCAAAGCCCTGAAGAAGTCCGAGGAACCTTTTTACTCGATGTTCTGCAATTAGATGAAAAGTCAGTGGATATTACCGATCTCCCTGATAGTGGTTCCATGATAATTGACTTTAGCGATGAGAATAATTTCTTTTTAATCCGTGCCAACTTCTCCACCATTGCCGATGATGAAAATGATGTTACAGGATTTATCACAGTAATCAGCGATGTTACGGAACAGGAAAAAGTGGAACAGGAACGGCGCGAGTTTGTATCAAATGTTTCCCATGAGTTACGGACGCCATTAACAACCATGCGAAGTTATATTGAGGCATTAACCGAGGGTGCCTGGGAGGATAAAAATATTGCTCCGAAGTTTTTGGATGTTACCCAGAATGAAACAGAGCGCATGATTCGTATGGTGAATGATCTCCTGCAACTGTCCAAAATGGATAACAAAGAATATTCATTACAAAAGGAACGAACCGACTTTATCGAATTTTTTGACCATATAATTGACCGCTTTGAAATGAATGTGACGGAAGAAATAAAACTCAAGCGCGAGCTGCCAAATGAAACGTATTATGTTTGGATTGACAAAGATAAAATGTTCCAGGTGCTTGATAATGTCATTTCAAATGCAATCAAATACTCCCCTGAAGGCGGAACGATCCGCTTCAATGTAACCAGAAGCAAAGGACAGATAACAGTAAGTGTGGAAGACCAGGGCATGGGTATCCCTTATGACAAAGTTGGTAAAATATTTGATCGTTTCTATCGTGCTGATAAAGCAAGGTCACGTAAACTTGGCGGTACCGGCCTTGGATTAGCGATTGCCCGAGAAATGATTGAGGCACATCACGGAAAAATTTGGGCAAAAAGTAAAGAAGGTAAAGGGACCACCGTTCTCTTTACACTTCCGCTCATGAATAAGAAGCGGAGGGGTAAATGA
- the yycF gene encoding response regulator YycF, whose product MSQKILVVDDEQPIADILKFNLEKEGYQVVVAYDGDEAIELADTEEPDLVLLDIMLPGKDGNEVCREIRKTQSMPILMLTAKDAEIDKVLGLELGADDYVTKPFSNRELIARVKANLRRQQQIPDDAVKTTKNIEIGRLVIHPDAYAVTRDGEQVDLTHREFELLHYLARHIGQVMTREHLLETVWGYDYFGDVRTVDVTVRRLREKIEDNPSNPTWIVTRRGVGYYLRKPEQE is encoded by the coding sequence ATGAGTCAAAAGATTTTAGTAGTAGATGACGAACAGCCTATTGCAGACATTCTGAAATTCAACCTAGAAAAAGAAGGGTATCAGGTAGTTGTTGCCTATGATGGTGACGAGGCAATCGAACTTGCCGATACAGAAGAGCCTGATTTAGTTTTACTCGATATCATGCTGCCGGGAAAAGATGGTAATGAAGTTTGCCGTGAAATACGGAAAACACAGTCAATGCCAATCCTTATGCTCACAGCAAAAGATGCAGAAATTGACAAAGTACTGGGCCTTGAGCTTGGTGCAGATGACTATGTAACGAAGCCGTTCAGTAACCGTGAACTGATTGCCAGGGTGAAGGCAAATTTACGCCGTCAACAGCAAATACCGGATGACGCAGTGAAAACAACTAAAAATATTGAAATCGGCCGTCTGGTCATTCATCCGGATGCATACGCAGTCACCCGTGATGGTGAACAAGTCGATTTGACGCATCGCGAATTTGAACTGCTTCATTACCTGGCACGTCATATCGGACAGGTTATGACCCGTGAACATTTACTGGAAACGGTTTGGGGCTATGATTATTTTGGAGATGTACGAACTGTTGATGTTACTGTCAGACGCCTTCGTGAAAAAATTGAGGACAATCCGAGTAACCCAACATGGATCGTAACCCGTCGCGGGGTTGGGTACTATTTACGTAAGCCTGAACAGGAGTAG
- a CDS encoding MATE family efflux transporter, with translation MSIAEERLLSQSVTKSFFQYLLPTLIGMMLMSANIVIDGIFVGNGIGAVALASVNIAVPVWSIIISLSLLIGIGGGTLYSIATGARDTIRARRMFTLSMALVTVAMVVIGFAGYITAEPLARVFGANTDTLAYSIDYLQIIFMWAPILGWEATLSIFIRNDGSPKLAMAGLVVSALLNIVLNYWMIFILEMEVAGAALASVIATAAGLAIYTVHFFKKESGLKFVRMSWTTADILRTGKMGFPNFLSEAGTGIFVIGYNIALSYYAGTTGLAAFSVINYLHTFMFLAFIGIGTSIQPMISFYYGAKKYESIKNTVIIAEITGLVLGVLFLAIGWLGAGGLVTIFGVESEKIRQLAIKGIQLFFIGYLFMGFNFIYMTYYQSTAYVRPSIGITLFRGFILLIAAIIILPVFLGTTGIWLALPVAEGLTAIFLLLFARQGIMNRKYQSRGY, from the coding sequence ATGAGCATAGCAGAAGAAAGACTATTATCCCAAAGTGTTACGAAAAGTTTTTTTCAATATTTACTCCCCACACTTATCGGTATGATGCTGATGTCAGCAAATATTGTAATTGATGGCATATTTGTCGGAAACGGCATCGGGGCGGTGGCTCTGGCCAGTGTTAATATTGCTGTTCCTGTCTGGTCGATTATTATCTCTCTTTCGCTTTTGATTGGAATTGGTGGAGGGACGCTATATTCGATTGCTACCGGTGCACGGGACACAATCCGGGCCAGGCGCATGTTTACTCTTTCTATGGCACTGGTTACAGTTGCAATGGTGGTTATTGGTTTTGCTGGTTATATAACCGCTGAACCGCTTGCCCGGGTTTTTGGGGCAAATACTGACACTTTGGCCTATTCAATAGATTATCTGCAGATTATCTTTATGTGGGCACCAATCCTTGGGTGGGAAGCTACATTAAGCATATTTATCCGTAATGATGGCAGTCCGAAGCTGGCTATGGCAGGTCTTGTCGTATCTGCGCTGCTTAATATTGTCCTGAATTACTGGATGATTTTCATATTGGAAATGGAAGTAGCGGGAGCAGCCCTGGCATCTGTGATTGCTACAGCAGCAGGGTTAGCGATTTATACGGTACATTTTTTCAAAAAAGAATCGGGCTTGAAGTTTGTCCGGATGAGTTGGACGACAGCTGACATTCTGAGGACGGGAAAAATGGGTTTTCCAAATTTTTTGTCTGAGGCAGGGACAGGGATTTTCGTTATTGGCTACAATATAGCTTTATCCTATTATGCAGGAACAACTGGATTGGCAGCATTTTCAGTCATTAATTATTTGCATACGTTTATGTTTCTGGCGTTTATTGGAATAGGCACGTCTATCCAGCCGATGATCAGCTTTTACTATGGTGCCAAAAAATACGAATCCATTAAGAACACGGTAATCATTGCGGAAATTACAGGGCTTGTGCTTGGTGTTCTGTTTCTCGCAATTGGCTGGCTTGGCGCTGGAGGGCTGGTTACAATTTTTGGCGTGGAATCCGAAAAAATACGTCAGCTTGCTATTAAAGGAATACAATTGTTTTTTATTGGCTATCTGTTCATGGGATTCAATTTCATCTACATGACCTATTACCAGTCAACCGCGTACGTGCGTCCGTCAATCGGAATCACCCTGTTCCGTGGATTCATACTGTTGATCGCCGCAATCATTATTCTGCCAGTCTTTCTTGGAACAACAGGCATCTGGCTCGCGCTCCCTGTCGCTGAAGGACTGACAGCCATCTTCCTGCTGCTGTTCGCAAGACAGGGCATCATGAACCGGAAGTATCAGTCGCGGGGTTATTGA
- a CDS encoding M23 family metallopeptidase produces MLRGKREPIINRANTGKKLNMLKKVAITACVGLSLTFTTVYAEDNDSLETVYHVYVDGKHVGKVDDKNIVKDLIDTKVTNNETEFENLSMDIGEKVSFVSERVFNPTYNNNKVTNVLKDELTVKAEAVEFNIGDDTVGYFKDQETADKVLKSYKEKFVDKKVLKKLAEKQGDVNPDNKPEQKQNELSLSVGDSIITDVKLSEKVSFSEKKVLPAKMLTVKEGLKMLEKGTLEEKVHKVKKGEVLGSIASKYDLSVDKLLELNKGLKENSLLQIGQEINVTDLKPFVNVIVEKEKMVEESIDYKTEIVESDDLYKGDKKVKQDGQEGKKSVHYALKMSNGNVTDREIVKEETIKEPVKKIIVKGTKVVPSRGTGQLQWPAVGGYVSSNVGMRWGSMHKGMDIARPSNRTIMAADNGTVVSAGWDGGYGNKIVISHNNGMKTVYAHLSSISVSPGQTVEKGSKIGVMGTTGNSTGIHLHFEVYMNGSLQNPQKHL; encoded by the coding sequence TTGCTTAGAGGGAAAAGAGAGCCCATAATCAATAGGGCGAATACGGGAAAAAAGCTGAACATGCTGAAAAAAGTCGCAATAACTGCTTGTGTCGGCCTTTCTTTAACATTTACGACAGTTTATGCAGAAGATAATGATTCACTGGAAACTGTATACCACGTTTATGTAGATGGTAAACATGTTGGAAAAGTTGATGATAAAAACATCGTTAAGGATCTAATTGATACAAAAGTAACCAATAATGAAACAGAATTTGAGAATCTCTCAATGGACATTGGCGAAAAGGTATCATTTGTATCTGAGCGTGTGTTCAACCCTACATATAATAATAATAAAGTAACAAACGTGCTAAAAGATGAGCTCACAGTTAAAGCTGAAGCAGTTGAGTTTAATATCGGCGATGATACGGTTGGTTATTTTAAGGACCAGGAGACAGCTGACAAGGTATTGAAGTCATATAAAGAGAAGTTCGTTGACAAAAAAGTCCTTAAAAAGCTTGCCGAAAAGCAAGGAGACGTCAATCCCGATAATAAGCCAGAGCAGAAGCAAAATGAATTATCTTTATCTGTAGGCGATTCTATTATTACAGACGTAAAACTATCGGAAAAAGTTTCATTTTCAGAGAAAAAAGTTTTGCCGGCAAAAATGCTTACAGTTAAAGAAGGACTGAAGATGCTTGAAAAAGGTACACTGGAAGAAAAGGTACACAAGGTCAAAAAAGGCGAAGTACTGGGTTCTATCGCAAGTAAGTATGATTTGTCCGTTGATAAATTGCTGGAGCTGAATAAAGGATTAAAGGAAAACAGTCTTTTGCAGATTGGTCAGGAGATTAATGTAACAGACCTGAAGCCATTTGTTAATGTCATTGTAGAGAAAGAGAAAATGGTAGAAGAGTCAATTGATTACAAAACAGAGATAGTTGAATCAGACGACCTGTACAAAGGCGATAAGAAAGTAAAACAGGATGGACAGGAAGGTAAGAAATCAGTCCATTATGCACTTAAAATGAGTAATGGAAATGTAACCGACAGAGAAATAGTCAAAGAAGAAACGATAAAAGAACCGGTTAAAAAAATTATCGTTAAAGGGACAAAGGTTGTACCATCACGCGGAACAGGTCAATTGCAATGGCCGGCAGTTGGTGGATATGTCTCCAGTAATGTTGGTATGCGTTGGGGGTCAATGCATAAGGGTATGGATATAGCACGGCCAAGTAATCGTACGATTATGGCAGCTGATAATGGAACAGTCGTATCTGCCGGGTGGGATGGCGGTTATGGTAACAAAATTGTAATCAGCCATAATAACGGAATGAAAACCGTATATGCACATCTTTCATCCATTAGTGTGAGTCCAGGCCAGACGGTAGAAAAAGGTAGTAAGATTGGGGTTATGGGAACGACAGGAAACTCAACGGGCATCCATTTGCACTTTGAAGTTTACATGAACGGATCCCTGCAGAACCCTCAGAAACATCTATAA